Proteins encoded within one genomic window of Drosophila willistoni isolate 14030-0811.24 chromosome XL unlocalized genomic scaffold, UCI_dwil_1.1 Seg141, whole genome shotgun sequence:
- the LOC6638072 gene encoding neprilysin-1 — protein sequence MARQRIFRWLYLFICMIACQAETKSDNNNCQQQIDDQLDTSKAQCENFYEYACGNWYVSRELRTLGAYDMRTQMRALNRQLIVRYFERQQLQENPAEKPDEHQQLVKFYASCLAGRQSLRVYTDALKQLPLIEWPIFLLANQSSTLSTGNHFDWARANAGLRGYGAQGLWRLVVQANWQASEQQILYMLAPTFDRLSDEESEFLHQRYLKYLLLELGLKVRRAASLAEQLVNFERQLRRLVLDNNDQTEADQSLVLREPQMLRQLLIQLPQLRLQEYFDSLLEQQAHGEILIVADMHYLKGLQRLLRSADQFIMSTWMLLQLPIHFELHSHEDATLSQQRMQCLDKVNHLLPRQLAHLQYSLYHQELKADGVEDAHAVMMHRVQQLFINLKLQFERLLNETTIFDRDLVTQNRARDKLRAMRLIQPWSEDPRHRVPPSSSADTGGSHFLPLSSNYDENLLSLSKRETLLQFREVLDCVHLPCIVSSSSTSANSISSGPLDVNAYYRLSLNAIVLPMGLLRSPLIDNCAPIDAGLGYILAHEMIHAFDYDGINYDADGSLANGQWPARAIIRFGLRAGCYLGTRYSNATLTINENIADSEGLRLAFETYRHRYQQLVEQQQQGQQQKNQFASTTFLDQKFFIKFAQNWCGQAAGSSSSIGTQLHASHRERVNNVLGNFPEFAEAFQCKVGSAMDPRDKCRIW from the coding sequence ATGGCAAGGCAAAGGATCTTTCGATGGCTTTATCTGTTTATTTGCATGATTGCGTGCCAAGCGGAAACAAAATCAGATAATAACAATTGCCAACAACAGATAGACGATCAATTGGATACCAGCAAGGCGCAATGCGAAAACTTCTATGAATATGCCTGTGGTAATTGGTATGTATCCCGTGAACTGCGCACTTTGGGTGCCTATGATATGCGTACACAGATGAGAGCACTCAATAGGCAGCTAATAGTTAGATATTTCGAGAGGCAGCAGCTGCAGGAAAATCCGGCGGAAAAACCGGATGAGCATCAACAGTTGGTTAAATTCTATGCTAGTTGCCTCGCCGGACGTCAATCATTGCGCGTCTATACGGATGCTTTAAAGCAACTGCCCCTTATTGAATGGCCGATTTTTCTCCTGGCCAATCAATCATCAACATTGTCAACGGGAAACCATTTCGATTGGGCCAGAGCCAATGCTGGCTTACGGGGCTACGGAGCCCAGGGTCTGTGGCGCCTAGTGGTTCAGGCCAATTGGCAGGCCTCCGAGCAACAGATTCTCTATATGCTCGCACCCACATTCGATCGACTGTCCGATGAGGAGTCCGAGTTTCTGCATCAaagatatttaaaatatttactcCTCGAGTTGGGTCTCAAGGTGCGCAGAGCTGCCTCTCTAGCCGAACAACTGGTAAATTTCGAGCGACAATTACGAAGACTCGTTTTGGACAACAATGACCAGACGGAAGCCGATCAGTCTTTGGTGCTGCGCGAACCGCAAATGTTGCGGCAATTGTTGATCCAGCTGCCTCAGTTGCGTTTGCAAGAATATTTCGATTCTTTACTTGAACAACAGGCGCATGGTGAAATATTGATTGTGGCTGATATGCATTACCTCAAAGGACTCCAACGTTTGCTACGTTCTGCGGATCAATTTATAATGTCTACTTGGATGCTTCTGCAATTGCCTATACATTTTGAGTTGCACTCACATGAGGATGCCACATTGAGTCAACAGCGAATGCAATGCCTGGACAAGGTGAATCATTTATTGCCACGCCAATTGGCTCATTTGCAATATTCACTGTACCATCAAGAACTGAAGGCAGATGGAGTGGAAGATGCTCATGCAGTAATGATGCATCGTGTGCAGCAACTTTTCATCAATCTCAAACTGCAGTTCGAGCGTCTACTGAACGAAACAACTATATTTGATAGAGATTTAGTTACCCAAAATAGGGCCAGAGACAAGTTGCGAGCCATGCGTCTGATCCAGCCCTGGTCAGAAGATCCTAGACACAGAGTACCACCATCATCTTCCGCCGACACCGGTGGCAGTCATTTCCTACCACTCAGCAGCAACTATGATGAGAATCTACTGAGCTTATCAAAACGCGAGACTCTTTTGCAGTTTCGTGAGGTTCTAGATTGTGTTCATTTACCCTGCATTGTTTCCAGTTCCAGTACCAGCGCCAACTCCATATCATCCGGGCCATTAGATGTTAATGCCTATTATCGTCTTAGTCTTAATGCCATAGTTTTGCCAATGGGTCTACTTCGCTCCCCATTGATTGACAATTGCGCCCCTATTGACGCAGGCTTGGGCTATATACTGGCCCATGAGATGATTCATGCTTTCGACTATGATGGCATCAATTATGATGCCGATGGTAGCTTGGCTAACGGCCAATGGCCAGCTAGAGCCATTATACGGTTCGGTTTGCGTGCCGGATGCTATCTGGGCACAAGATACAGCAATGCTACATTGACCATTAACGAGAATATTGCGGATAGTGAGGGTTTGCGTCTAGCCTTTGAGACATATCGACACAGATACCAGCAATTagtggagcagcagcagcagggaCAGCAACAGAAAAACCAATTCGCTAGTACAACCTTTCTGGACCAAAAATTCTTCATCAAGTTTGCCCAAAATTGGTGCGGACAGGCGGCAGGTAGCTCCTCCTCTATAGGTACACAATTGCATGCCTCGCATCGGGAACGTGTCAACAATGTGCTTGGTAACTTTCCCGAATTCGCTGAAGCCTTTCAATGCAAAGTGGGAAGTGCTATGGATCCAAGAGATAAATGTCGCATTTGGTAG